The sequence ATGAATGCAGCAGTGGCGGAACCCTAAACACTGGCTCAGGTGGGCCTAGGAATGAAGTGGTCCAGTTCGTTTGATCTTCTCTCCTAAGTTTTCTCTGTCAAAATTGAACTTGCAAATACTGCTTTCATCCACACGTGTAGACGCTAAATTTATTAAACGTGACTAACGAAAGTAGCAATTTGACGCATCAATAAAGTTTAGGTACTaaattggccaaaataaaagtttaggaGGTGTTAGGGCAACTACTCCAAAGTTCAAGAGGTGTCAGGGCATTTTTCCTGAGTTTTGAGTATAAAgactataaaaatatttttggaaaatgttacTTATAGTAATAAGGTTGGAAAATGTTATCTACAACCATATGCCTTAGAGTATTGATGATTTCCTATAGAAAGCATGGTCTTGCTATGTATCAGAATGTTTTCTTCATTTGAGGTCCTTGAACTGGAAGAAAAATGTATTGGCCTGACCTGAATCAATACACTTAACCATTGTTATTGCTAGGGTTAGCAACAAGATATTCTTTCTTGCAACATGCATTCTTGGGGCAAGCTTTTGACTTTGTAGTTTATTACATTTAACAAGTCTTATGTACTTTCTGCTGCAGCTCACGTAGTGCTGTTGCTCCACtagaaagattaaaaattttgcTCCAGGTAGTTTCTTCTTCACCATCTGAAtcaaccacccccccccccccccacaaaaaggCTCCCCTTTTAGCGAGCAGATATATATTAATGATTATTTACATTActtctgagagagagagagagagagagagagagagatgctaTTGTTCATGATTCTCATGATTGCATTGGGGAgaatgttttacttttatatgtatatactATCATCATCTCTTTAGCTGGAATGAATAGTTATTGCTTTTGGAATATGCAGGTTCAAAATCCTCATAGTATCAAATACAATGGAACGATTCAAGgcttaaaatatatatggagAACTGAGGGTATAAGAGGAATGTTTAAAGGAAATGGAACTAACTGTGCTCGTATTGTCCCAAACTCAGCTGTCAAGTTCTTTAGTTATGAGCAAGCATCTAAGTATGTTGCTGCACTTAACCTGCTCCCCCTCtcctcaatatttttttgattccCATTGACATTTATTTCTGTATCCTAATAATTACTCTTTTCCCTTTGCTTACTTGTTGTAAACAGTGGAATTTTATGGCTTCATCGTCGACAATCTGGGAATGGTATGACCATCCATtgtcttctttttcatttgttatCGTTGGATTTCAGAAATgatacttttcttttccttttttttttttgtgttgtgggggagagaggggggggggtcTGTTTGATTTAGAGTTATAAATGCCATATTATTTTCACCTCTTATGTACACCTTTTTAAAGCCTTAGGTACATTTGTATTtttacattcttcttttttaaacaaaagaagccAATAAAGATAAGCTCATCTGAACACCCTTTTCTTGTAAATTGTGCATAATGCTATCATTGAATGGTTGCTTCTGGTGttgatctctctttctctctcaccctatttttgggtttttttgggggTGTGGATGTTGGAGAGAGGGAGATTATAATGATGATTGTGAATGATGGTTAAAGCTACATTTCTTCATCATCTAATGCAGAAGAGGCACAACTTACTCCTCTTTTACGACTTGGAGCTGGTGCATGTGCTGGAATTATTGCCATGTCAGCAACTTACCCAATGGACATGGTACGGGGTCGGCTGACTGTCCAGGTATTGTTTGCAGTTTTGATTTGTAATTTAAATGTGATTAGCTCCTCTAATTACTGTCTTCAAAGTGCAGGACTACCTTTTCATCTAATCACTTTGGCTtaactttgtttttgtattttattttttcagacAGAAAATTCTCCTCGCCAATATAGGGGAATCTTCCATGCTCTTTCTACAGTCTTCCGGGAAGAAGGCCCTCGGGCTCTTTACAGAGGCTGGCTACCTTCTGTCATAGGAGTTGTAAGTATATACTTAATGATTTTTAAGCTCCTCTGCTGCTAACTATTGAATATTATCCTTTATTAGGTCATAAAAAATTATCTGCACATTAACACTACTATATTCACAGAAGATTTTGAATTCTCATTTCTATATGAAGGGGCTTGTAATTACTGTATGGTGTTTGTAGATTCCATATGTGGGTCTCAACTTTGCCGTGTATGAATCTTTGAAAGACTGGTTGATTCAAACTAAACCATTTGGACTGGCTGAAAACTCTGAGCTGAGTGTGACAACAAGACTTGCATGTGGTGCTGCTGCTGGAACTGTTGGTCAGACTGTTGCTTACCCTCTTGATGTCATTCGACGAAGAATGCAGATGGTAGGCTGGAAAGATGCTTCATCTGTCCTGACTGCTgatgggaagagcaaggcacctCTTGAATATACTGGCATGGTTGATGCTTTCAGGAAAACAGTTCGGCACGAGGGATTTGGAGCGTTGTACAAGGGTTTGGTCCCCAATTCAGTGAAGGTATAgtgtattttattattcatgTTCTGCTTCATTTGGCCTATTGATATTATACACACCCATCACCTACTAAAGttactgcattttttttttctttttcttttcttttttttttttttttataaattttttagcatgTGTTTGAAAGGATAGTTACATTATCTATTAATTGGTAACTTGAATGGATGTAGATATATTTTATcctcatttttatcttttttaaggTAATTCAAATATCAATTTGTTTGCTGGAGGAGATTATTATATCAAACTTCATTTTGTCTGTTAATGTTATTCAGGGTAGagaacattttaattttattgttattctCTTTAGGTGGTCCCATCCATAGCAATTGCATTCGTGACATACGAGGTGGTCAAGGACGTTCTTGGAGTTGAGATGAGGATATCTGACTGAAGCAATGGAAACTTAAAGCTATTTCTTCCAACATTTGTACTAATTTTGCCAGCAGAAAGAAATGGTTATTAGGAGAAGGTATTTTATCGGGAATTGTGTTCTTTCCAGTTAGGAGGAATCTTTAGAAACCCACTTTTAACATCATGTTGATATTCCTTCCAGATATTGCCCATTTGTCTCTATCCAAACCCACCTTAGTTTTTAGCATTCATATTCTTATGCTATTGCAATAAGTATGATGCACTAGATGCATTCTGATATCTTCCCAGTGAAGTTAATTTATTACTCATTTGTATTTATGGTGACCGGTTTATAAAATAGAATTGCCATCTTAGATCTTTTGGTTATTTCCCgtcttttttctatttatgCAGGCATTGATTTGATACTATTGTGCTGAATCTGCTTTGTTGGTTATGTGaattaaatgattttgtatAATATGATGGATgtattgtaagttgtaacagCTTTTTATGGGGCCTAAATGAATGCATTACGTCAAGAAAAAATCCAACCATAATCAACTTATTTGACCATTACAACTGACTTCTTTCACCCTATCGTCTGTCAATACGTTTGCTTATAATTATACCATGTCCACAAACCAAATTTTAAGATTACTCCTGAAGTGTGAAGAGCTTCTGCTTGCATGCTTTTGTGCCTAACATGAGGCTGGCTACCCTGATCATGGTCAACTCTTGAGGTTTAGTACTCAACGGTACCCTTCAGCTGTTGAAAGTCATGCCTGTTTATCATAGCTTATTTTCATGCCTATATGACATATCTTTAAGTTTCAACTTATTCAGCtcatgtacaactttttaaaaattattttttaaattacaattgTACTTTTATCTAGCTTATTTGTTAAgtccaataaactaataaaaataaactcgTCCACACTAGCCgtaataaataattttgggTTCGACAGTTGACACACACCATCTAGATGAAAATTACTGAACATTACTTGCGTTCTTTAGTAACATGTTGCCCAAACCAAGGTTTAGTACATATTTAGCTCGGCCATCAAAGTCaagggaaaaatcaaattaccCCAGTGCCCCTCAAACAACTATGGACGTCTAACCATATCCAAGTTTGCTTAGAGCCACAAGTCTGCAACTACAATTTGAACTTGGATTATTGTTATTGATATGTATTTGATCTCCCTCTTCGCATTATCATTTTTGTGCTTTGTGATGATGaaaacttaaaagaattaattactattataaGAAACCATTAatagtaataacaaataattatgataCTAAAAATAAGAGAGATATTACGTCCAcgacatttttataacaaatcataggtggttagttgttatgaatttaaatttaaaactaacatCATCTTACTTTGATGGCCAACTAGTTTGGGACACACAAATGGAGACCCAACTTCATCAATTGCATATGTTTTCTCTTCATGTCACACTATAAGCTATAATTACTTTATTGCTTCAAAGCATAGTTGTCAGTATCATACGATACGTGATACGTATAGTATCGTATACAAAAAGTTTCGTATTGTAAGGGCATATCGTTAGTGCTCATGAATCGTCCGATACATAGGTGTGTATTGTATGAAtcgtatcgtacgatacatagACATGTGAGTTTAAAATGgggtttttttgttaaaatttgtggttttatttgatttaaacaagttgttagacttttttaatacaaaattattgggAAACTTAATTGAGTCTAATAAAATAGCAAGTCCATGAGTTTTTTTTCCTACCTtctctttctcctacaaaatttaGACTATACTCATAACACTCAATTTCATAtgtgcaaatttattttccatgctattaataatgtattaaatgaaaatataattatcttttgttttgttattattattttgagtctaAAAGGCTAGAAtgccaagaaaaaatataaagaaaaaattattagaataaaaaaaaaaactaaatgttgaaaataatgaagaaaatgtctattaaaaaataattttgcaagtTGCTGAACATGATGATAATATTAACTTAGATGGAGTTGATTAGCCAAGATGatgaaaagatattattattttgatttatatatcatgtattacctctgagtttaatcaatttaaatgtgcatgttataaacataagttaatttgatttatttagttagctttgttaaattttattacaaaagtaatgattaaattggtcattagttgaatatatttcaaatttataataaatataccttttatatatgtatatgcagGGAACTGCTAAATGACGGATAACTTAGTCATATATGAGGCGACTACCCTCCTAGAAATTAAGGGGAAGAGAGAGATAATTTGTTAAAGTTCTGCATgcctcttattttattttgttgttgttaaataCAAACTGGATTGAATTTCAAATACAAAAGATAACCGAATCTTAAGGGAGTTCTATCGCAAGATAACTCCTTATTAAATGATAATGACAATCCTAAGATAACTCCTTATCCTAATCAAATTataattcaaataacaattcaAACGATACTAATCTTGAGGCATTATCCTTATCAGAATTCTTTCTCTAGCCACCTTCTATTGCAGCTACACCACTTGGCTCCACGTGGTCTTGGGACATAACAgtatatctataattattttataattttattaggtgtttgtgtatcttacaaTACATGATTTGATACAATATACAATACggaaaaatcaaaaatcgatTCACAATACGATTCACGATTTGACAACTATGCTCCAGAGTACAAGTTTAGTGCTACCTTCAGTGGTGTGTGAGGAGACTTTACTActtgtgggggccagttagtTAGGAGGTATTATTAAAACTGTACGAATTGGGtctatggcccaatccgaggacattaaCCGATCTGAGAATAGCCAAATGAGGTTATAATGGAAATtgtataaagagaaaaataaagatagtaCGAGATAAGTCCAACACACGTCCGAGGAAAAAAGTCATCTCGGAAACGAGGATCCGAGGTCAATAAGAATGTCCTATCATCCTAGACCTTCTTTAAAGTTGCATCACAACTAGGAGTTGGACGTTGAACAAGGGGTGAGTAAagggaggcaacaaatatcttcaaaaactgCTACCTCCatattaaatgcctcccaactaactctctggccgcattaatgtggaggtgatatctgaacagtgactaagcagccttacagctactatttgatggttctgggaggtgttggatgggacaagaaggagcTCCttgaatctaacctacacgtgtatgatGGAGATGATACCAAAattgtagtatatagcatgggAAAGTGGCCTAAAGAAAGAGGATCGGAAAAAATCAAGGTATCTTTGTAAGAATACGGTGAACTCTTGTAGCTTTGTTAAAGTACAAGATATTATAACATAAGCTCCTTAGGCCGTACTGAGGACAAATTTTCCTATTTACTTGTGTTCAACAATCTTAATTCAGTAACTTTTATGGTCCATCTTTTGGAGTAGAACTAGCTCTttcacccacgctctataaattcattgtttgggcttgttgggcttAAACCCAATCTTACACTGGATCTAATCCAAATTCAGTCCTTACACTAccta is a genomic window of Quercus lobata isolate SW786 chromosome 2, ValleyOak3.0 Primary Assembly, whole genome shotgun sequence containing:
- the LOC115975330 gene encoding mitochondrial adenine nucleotide transporter ADNT1-like → MASEDAMSKTTGESAVSTIVNLAEEAKLASEGVKAPSHALLSICKSLIAGGVAGGVSRSAVAPLERLKILLQVQNPHSIKYNGTIQGLKYIWRTEGIRGMFKGNGTNCARIVPNSAVKFFSYEQASNGILWLHRRQSGNEEAQLTPLLRLGAGACAGIIAMSATYPMDMVRGRLTVQTENSPRQYRGIFHALSTVFREEGPRALYRGWLPSVIGVIPYVGLNFAVYESLKDWLIQTKPFGLAENSELSVTTRLACGAAAGTVGQTVAYPLDVIRRRMQMVGWKDASSVLTADGKSKAPLEYTGMVDAFRKTVRHEGFGALYKGLVPNSVKVVPSIAIAFVTYEVVKDVLGVEMRISD